The Nicotiana sylvestris chromosome 6, ASM39365v2, whole genome shotgun sequence genomic sequence ttcggtcatgtttagtgatcgagtgccggtCCCGGCTTGTttagaaaatgggtcgtgacaaacttggtatcagagcctcaggtttatggagtcctaggggtctatgaagccgtgttagtagagtcttgtttatatgTATGAAGCGTGTcatacttataaacaggaggctacaagcATTTAGGAAAAGTCTCTTTTTTTCATACTTTAGATCGTGTAGTAGAGTCTACCTCTAagaaattatctaatttattCGTTTCTCCAAAACTCGCAGAAATGGCTCGTACTCGCAACTCTGACACTGACACTCAGGATGTTGCTCAAGAAACTATCGCTATTATTGTAGCTCAAGGTAGAACTAAGAAGGCTTCGACTCATAAAAGGAGGGGAAAATCCGCAAAGGGAGTCCAAGTACCCCGGGTTGAACAAGAAGAAGGGGTGGAGCATGATGATCCAGTACCTCAGGATCCAGTACCGCCCCTAACAGCAGCTCCGGTTCAGGCAACTATATCTCCCAAGGTGGGTCAGATGTTTAATGTTGTCAACAGTGCTATGGAGATGTTTAAAGCCTTTATGGCCAACCAGAACGAGAGAAGAGATGAGATTCCACCTCAATCAAATAAATAGAACAATTTTAAGTCTTCAAgagtgaatgaatttttgaagttgagtcCTCCAGTGTTTCATGGTTCTATAGTTGATGAAGATCCGATGTTGTGGCTGGAGGGTGTCAAGAAAGCCATCCGAgtgatgaaagcatttgatgatgaaGTTGTGGAGCTAGCTGCTTACCAGCTTAGAGATGTGGCTGGcgcttggtttgagatgtgggaaaaggaaagagatgaaaatgatggtccgcctacttgggaagaatttgaagaggccTTCATGGCTAACTTTATCCCAGAAGAGGATAGGGAAGCTAAGGCTACAGACTTCGAACAGctcaagcaagggaataaaagtgTGCAAGAGTACTACATGGAATTCATAAGGTTAGCTAAGCATGCTCCTCACATGGTGAAGACTAAAAAAGCAAAGATTCGCAGGTTTGTTGGCGTTTAGCTTACCACATTAAGGATACGACATCAGCTGCAGCAGTAGGGATGAAAGCCTTCTCCTCTGTTGTGGGATTTGCCAAGCACTTAGAGAAAGACAGACAACTAAGGAGAGAATAAAAAGAGCATAACAAGAAAGCCCGGACAACGGGCAGGTTTAATGGTACATCTAGCGGAGGTGGAAGGGATTCCTCTAATAAGGAGTCATTAGCACCAGCTCAGTCCAGTCATCAGTCAGGTGGTGGGTCTTCCTTCAGACGTACTCAGAGTTATGGAAATCAGTCTCGCCAGAATCAGAATTTCAGAACATCATCCTCACATAGCCAGAGTCATGCTGAGCAATATTCACACCAGCAAGGTTTTTGTGGAATATGTAAGCGGCAACATTCAGGTCAGTGTAAGCTCGGGTTTCATAGTTTCTACCATTGTGGAGACATTGGTCATATAAAGGCCAACTGCCCAAAGTTGCGACGTAATTTCAGTGGTGGATCAACTCGTCCTTCTAGTTCCTCAGCTACTGCAGTTGCACCACCTCAGACTCGTGGTTCTCATAATCAGACCGGGCATGAAGCAGGCAGAGGTGCAGACCGAGTTACTTAGGGAGGGGGACAACCCCGTTTGTTTGCTACACTTGATTGTCAGAGAGCAGAGGCATCTGCagaagttattacaggtatactTTTAGTCTACTCAAATAATGCTTACGCCATAATGGATCCATGTTCAATGTTTTCATATGTgactccatactttgcaattaacctgggactagaacctgaacaacttagtgagccattcctagtatctactccaattggcgagtcagtgaaagtcaccagagtctatagaggttgtatagtttcagtccaaggtcgcaacaccaatgccgatctcatagagttagaaatggtggattttgatgtgatcatgggtatggactggttgtcttcctgctatgccatgttagattgtcatgccaagatagtcaggttccaatttccaaatgaagaagtcttagagtggaagggtagttcagcatcgcttgtaggtaagtttatttcttatCTTAAGGCACAACGAATGATCGGTAAGGGGTGTCTCGCCTATTTGGCTCACATTATTAATCCACAATCATAACCACCAACTCTTCAGTAAGTGCCAGTTGTTAGAGAATTTCCAAAAGTTTTTCCAGATGACCTTCCCGTACTTCCTCCCGAAAGAATCATAGACTTTGGCATTGATCtcatgccaggcactcagcccatatgTATACCTCCTTATAGGATGGCTCCAGCAAATCTTAATGAGTTGAGAGAACAATTGAAAGACCTTCTTGACAAGGGCTTCATCAGGCCGAGTGTTTCACCGTGGGGTGCCCCCGTCctgtttgtcaagaagaaagatggatctcTCAGAATGTGAGtcgactatcggcagttgaataaagttacaattaagaacaagtacccactgccaagaattgataatttatttgatcaacttcagggagtaaagtacttttcaaaaatagacttgaggtcagggtaccatcagttaaGAATCAGAGAAGAGGATCTATCTAAAACAACCTTTAGAACTCGCTACGGgcactatgaatttctagtgATGTACTTCGGGTTAACAAATGCTCTAGCTGCATTCATGGACCTCATGAACAGAGTTTTCAAGTCATTCCTGGATACCTTTATTATCGTGTTTATAGACGATATTTTAGTATACTCTAAGAGCAAGGAAGAACATGCAGAACACCTTAGAATAGCCTTGCAGACCTTGAAGAAGAgtgagctttatgccaagttttcaaaatgtgagttctggttgcagttagtagcattcttaggccacgtggtatctagtgaaggaataaaaatagaccctcagaagacagaagcagtcaagaactggcctaggccaACAACGCCAACCAAAATCAGGAGTTTCTT encodes the following:
- the LOC104240668 gene encoding uncharacterized protein; the encoded protein is MLWLEGVKKAIRVMKAFDDEVVELAAYQLRDVAGAWFEMWEKERDENDGPPTWEEFEEAFMANFIPEEDREAKATDFEQLKQGNKSVQEYYMEFIRLAKHAPHMVKTKKAKIRRFNGTSSGGGRDSSNKESLAPAQSSHQSGGGSSFRRTQSYGNQSRQNQNFRTSSSHSQSHAEQYSHQQGFCGICKRQHSGQCKLGFHSFYHCGDIGHIKANCPKLRRNFSGGSTRPSSSSATAVAPPQTRGSHNQTGHEAGRGADRVT